Proteins co-encoded in one Cytophaga hutchinsonii ATCC 33406 genomic window:
- a CDS encoding YdeI/OmpD-associated family protein: MPDEFKQVLKEDAALKKAFNALTPGRQRGYLLHFSSAKQAKTRVARIEKSIPDILEGKGLND; this comes from the coding sequence ATGCCGGATGAATTCAAACAGGTTTTAAAAGAAGATGCCGCGTTGAAAAAAGCATTTAATGCATTGACACCTGGGCGCCAACGTGGCTATCTGCTGCATTTTTCTTCCGCCAAACAAGCTAAAACGCGCGTGGCCCGGATCGAAAAAAGCATTCCCGATATTCTGGAAGGCAAAGGTCTGAATGACTGA
- a CDS encoding dihydrofolate reductase family protein encodes MKKVLLDLAVTLDGFIEGPNGETDWCIMDDDMNVEGFLASIDTIFYGRVSYDAWGKFQPDSTASAAEQKLWQAIHAKKKFLFSKTVMQDKQATIIASDIAAYVAEIKKQGGKDIWLYGGASLIKTFIQLDLIDVYRISVHPIALGSGKPLFETLQHRLNLKLIKTNIFRSGVVQLIYEPEK; translated from the coding sequence ATGAAAAAAGTACTGCTGGATTTAGCTGTAACGTTAGACGGATTTATTGAAGGACCGAACGGAGAAACCGACTGGTGCATCATGGACGACGATATGAACGTTGAAGGTTTCCTCGCAAGTATAGACACGATATTTTATGGCCGCGTAAGTTATGATGCCTGGGGAAAATTTCAGCCCGATAGTACCGCAAGTGCTGCTGAACAGAAGCTCTGGCAGGCGATACATGCAAAGAAAAAATTTCTTTTTTCCAAAACCGTAATGCAGGACAAACAGGCAACAATCATAGCTTCTGATATTGCAGCGTATGTTGCTGAAATTAAAAAGCAGGGCGGAAAAGATATCTGGCTTTACGGAGGAGCAAGTTTAATCAAAACATTCATTCAGTTAGATCTGATTGATGTCTATAGAATATCTGTGCACCCGATAGCCTTGGGAAGCGGCAAGCCTTTATTTGAAACATTACAGCACCGGTTGAATTTAAAACTAATCAAAACCAATATATTCCGATCGGGTGTCGTACAGCTGATCTATGAACCGGAAAAATAA
- a CDS encoding DUF4256 domain-containing protein → MKNIKKKLPADQAKELLSILKARFEKHMNRHKGLEWPKVEEKLKASDATLWSLNEMENTGGQPDVVGYDKKTNTYTFFDCSAESPKGRRSVCYDHQALESRKENKPANSAVEMAADMGIELLTEQQYRELQTLGEFDLKTSSWIATTGPVRKLGGALFCDRRYNTVFLYHNGAESYYAARGFRGFLNV, encoded by the coding sequence ATGAAAAACATAAAAAAGAAATTACCAGCCGATCAGGCAAAAGAATTGCTCAGCATTCTGAAAGCACGTTTCGAAAAACACATGAACCGGCACAAAGGCCTTGAATGGCCTAAGGTAGAGGAAAAGCTAAAGGCTTCCGATGCAACGTTGTGGTCACTGAATGAAATGGAAAATACAGGTGGCCAACCGGATGTAGTTGGCTACGATAAAAAAACAAACACCTATACATTTTTTGACTGTTCTGCAGAAAGCCCTAAAGGCCGCAGAAGTGTGTGTTACGATCATCAGGCATTGGAATCGCGTAAAGAAAACAAACCCGCAAACAGTGCTGTTGAGATGGCCGCAGATATGGGCATTGAACTTTTAACAGAACAGCAATACAGAGAATTGCAGACGCTGGGCGAATTTGATTTAAAAACATCCAGCTGGATCGCAACAACAGGGCCGGTCCGTAAACTGGGCGGCGCACTCTTTTGTGACCGACGCTATAATACCGTATTCCTTTACCATAATGGGGCAGAATCCTATTACGCAGCCAGAGGATTCCGTGGTTTTTTAAACGTATAA
- a CDS encoding DUF7619 domain-containing protein → MKKNTFFLLFVALFTTIQLYAQQLQPIPDPVLRSFLIAEFPECFSGDLMDTSCYIVKYRDELNVSNMGISDLSGIQFFTHLTTLKCSKNNLTTLEDVLPDSLRFLDCEYNKLTLLPALPHGLNVLLCSGNQLTALPALPSKIDVIHCSNNQLTQLPAFPNSFSTLAADSNKIAVLPAIPDSLYYISITNNALTEFPAVSVAANKIFYINVSDNTITAVPAVPPSLQFLQIANNLISELPALPSGLLSLGCSNNQIRCLPYLPMGLKWLSFRENPITCMPNMPSDLIYFSPSTTTICTAENTTQNNCTYYTPARGIVFVDYNGNNIQDPGDTVIQDILISATKPDAPQTLTDAMGRFTLYLAPGTYVYRANVSDTLFTLSALRLIKIVDGVSNAASYDFGLVPTKEIKTLAVTITASPQPRPGFPTGYTITCINTGNFPVTNAELRFSYAPEFAYESASLPYTSHQDTVITWNIPVLYPGEKKNISVAFTLPAFVALGTPLPSSAVLKPINAGDTTRNYCFLHNEARGSYDPNDKNVLPEGTVTPVFISNQENLEYTIRFQNTGNADAINVVVMDTISSKLDIETLTMLSASHPYRYEQRGNKAIWTFENIHLPDMQTNEPESHGYIKFTIKPVTDLALGDAITNRAGILFDFNEPIITNTTQTIVAEPPVVTGITSKASPAMKLTVYPNPCTDKVTITFNEHSYSGNATLRIWNNLNQQVINQSVVLNKGMNTLEADVHRLPAGMYYIEISYNGASHTSKLLK, encoded by the coding sequence ATGAAAAAAAACACATTCTTTCTCTTGTTTGTTGCGCTGTTTACAACCATTCAGCTCTACGCCCAGCAGCTGCAGCCAATTCCGGATCCTGTACTAAGAAGTTTCTTAATCGCTGAATTTCCTGAATGTTTTAGCGGAGACCTGATGGATACTTCCTGTTATATAGTTAAATACCGGGATGAACTGAATGTATCCAACATGGGTATTTCTGATCTTTCCGGCATACAGTTTTTCACACATCTTACAACCTTGAAGTGCTCGAAAAATAATCTGACAACACTGGAGGATGTACTTCCTGATTCCCTGCGGTTCCTGGATTGTGAATACAATAAACTTACGCTCCTGCCTGCCCTGCCCCATGGATTAAATGTACTCCTGTGCTCCGGCAACCAGCTTACAGCACTTCCCGCCTTACCTTCAAAAATAGATGTTATTCATTGCTCCAACAATCAACTCACACAGTTACCGGCCTTCCCGAATAGCTTTTCTACCCTTGCAGCGGATAGCAATAAAATTGCTGTATTGCCCGCAATACCAGACTCCCTGTATTATATAAGCATCACAAATAATGCGCTTACAGAGTTTCCGGCCGTTTCAGTCGCTGCGAATAAAATATTTTATATAAACGTTTCTGATAATACGATTACAGCAGTACCTGCAGTACCGCCTTCCTTACAATTCCTGCAAATAGCCAACAACCTTATTTCTGAATTACCTGCTCTCCCATCGGGACTGTTATCATTAGGCTGTTCTAATAATCAGATCAGGTGCCTGCCCTATTTGCCAATGGGATTGAAGTGGCTGAGCTTTAGAGAAAATCCAATCACCTGCATGCCTAATATGCCATCCGATCTGATTTACTTCAGCCCTTCAACTACCACGATCTGTACGGCTGAAAACACCACACAGAATAATTGCACCTATTATACACCAGCAAGAGGAATTGTGTTTGTAGACTATAATGGTAATAACATACAGGATCCGGGAGATACAGTGATACAGGACATATTGATCTCTGCCACAAAACCGGATGCACCCCAAACGCTTACAGATGCCATGGGAAGATTTACCTTATATCTTGCTCCCGGAACATATGTTTACCGCGCAAATGTTTCAGATACCCTGTTTACGCTTTCAGCACTTCGGCTCATTAAAATTGTTGACGGAGTAAGCAACGCCGCGTCCTATGATTTTGGATTAGTACCTACAAAAGAAATCAAAACCCTGGCTGTTACGATTACTGCTTCTCCACAACCAAGGCCGGGGTTCCCTACAGGGTATACCATCACCTGCATCAATACCGGAAACTTTCCGGTAACAAATGCAGAGCTGCGTTTTTCGTATGCACCTGAATTCGCCTATGAATCTGCGTCCTTACCTTACACCAGCCACCAGGATACGGTTATTACCTGGAATATTCCGGTACTGTACCCGGGAGAGAAAAAAAATATTTCTGTTGCATTTACCTTGCCGGCCTTTGTAGCACTTGGCACACCATTACCATCCAGCGCTGTGCTGAAGCCCATTAATGCAGGCGACACCACACGCAACTACTGTTTTTTACATAACGAAGCAAGAGGATCGTATGACCCGAATGACAAGAATGTTTTGCCGGAGGGTACGGTAACACCCGTGTTCATTAGCAACCAGGAAAACCTGGAGTACACGATCCGTTTTCAAAATACAGGCAATGCAGATGCCATCAATGTAGTGGTAATGGATACAATCAGCAGCAAACTTGATATCGAAACATTAACCATGTTAAGTGCCAGCCACCCGTACAGATATGAGCAGCGCGGCAATAAAGCCATATGGACATTTGAAAATATTCATTTACCAGACATGCAGACCAACGAACCTGAAAGCCATGGCTATATTAAATTTACCATCAAGCCAGTTACAGATTTGGCATTAGGAGATGCCATAACCAACAGAGCAGGTATTCTGTTTGATTTTAATGAACCAATCATTACAAATACAACACAAACAATTGTAGCCGAGCCGCCGGTAGTAACAGGTATTACCAGCAAAGCATCCCCTGCAATGAAACTGACTGTTTATCCAAACCCTTGTACAGATAAGGTTACTATAACATTCAATGAACACAGCTATTCCGGTAACGCGACTCTCCGCATATGGAACAATTTAAATCAGCAGGTAATAAATCAATCTGTTGTTCTTAACAAAGGAATGAATACATTGGAAGCAGATGTTCACCGTTTACCTGCGGGCATGTATTATATTGAAATAAGTTATAACGGAGCATCCCATACCTCAAAACTCCTGAAATAA